In Capsicum annuum cultivar UCD-10X-F1 chromosome 11, UCD10Xv1.1, whole genome shotgun sequence, one genomic interval encodes:
- the LOC107848301 gene encoding enoyl-[acyl-carrier-protein] reductase, mitochondrial — protein MLSQHSHFIVPSCHDKQTSSVVNFPAVVSPPSTAVVYDQHGPPDTVTRFAEIPPMEINENDVCVRMLAAPINPADINRIEGVYPVRPPVPGIGGWEGVGEVHAVGSTVKALSPGDWVIHSAYLPGTWQTYVVEDQSLWYKIDKSTPIEYAATVSVNPLSALRMLEDFVALKPGDTIVQNGATSIVGQCVIQLARVRGIHSINIIRDKPGSDEIKEKLMKLGADKVLTESELEVKCVKNLLDDLPEPLLGLNCVGGNAATMVVKFLKQGGTMVTYGGMSKKPITISTTSFIFKDISLKGYWLQEKKLNKAQYRCSIDYLLALARAGRLKYEMEMVPFKDFHTALERAMGKHGSRRKQVLKF, from the exons atgttATCACAGCACTCACATTTCATCGTCCCTTCATGTCACGATAAACAAACGTCCTCCGTCGTAAACTTTCCGGCCGTCGTGTCTCCTCCATCCACAGCGGTTGTTTACGACCAACATGGCCCTCCAGACACCGTCACCAG GTTTGCAGAGATTCCACCAATGGAGATCAATGAGAATGATGTGTGTGTGAGAATGCTTGCAGCTCCCATCAACCCTGCTGATATCAACAGAATTGAGG gagtttATCCAGTTAGGCCACCAGTACCAGGAATTGGGGGATGGGAAGGTGTTGGTGAAGTACATGCTGTGGGCTCTACTGTTAAGGCTCTTTCCCCTGGAGATTGGGTTATTCATTCCGCTTATCTTCCAG GGACATGGCAGACCTATGTTGTAGAAGACCAAAGTTTATGGTACAAAATTGATAAAAGCACTCCAATTGAATATGCTGCCACTGTTTCTGTTAATCCTTTGAGTGCCTTGAGAATGCTTGAAGACTTTGTGGCATTAAAACCAG GGGACACAATTGTGCAAAATGGAGCAACAAGCATAGTGGGACAATGTGTTATTCAGCTAGCTCGAGTCCGTGGAATTCATAGCATTAATATCATAAGAGACAAGCCAGGATctgatgaaattaaagaaaaattaatgaaacttGGTGCTGATAAAGTACTTACTGAAAGTGAACTCGAAGTGAAATGTGTCAAAAATCTTCTG GATGATCTACCTGAACCTCTTTTGGGTTTGAATTGTGTTGGTGGAAATGCAGCTACCATGGTAGTCAAATTCTTAAA GCAAGGTGGCACTATGGTTACATATGGAGGAATGTCAAAGAAGCCAATTACTATATCTACTACATCTTTCATATTCAAG gatATTTCATTGAAAGGATATTGGCtgcaagaaaagaaattgaacaaAGCACAATATAGGTGTtcgattgattatctattggcaCTTGCTCGTGCAGGGAGATTGAAATATGA GATGGAGATGGTACCCTTTAAAGATTTTCATACAGCTCTTGAAAGGGCAATGGGGAAACATGGAAGTCGAAGGAAACAAGTTCTTAAGTTCTAa